Proteins co-encoded in one Aspergillus fumigatus Af293 chromosome 6, whole genome shotgun sequence genomic window:
- the gmdA gene encoding putative general amidase GmdA, with protein MTVDWRTLADAKRQSILNAIPAKWRIQNPIPSPSELRDVTGYIEQFLTARELEITGNDAVDIVKQTTSGNWTAVEVTEAFCHRAALAHQLVNCLHEVFFEAAIEDARRLDAYFAEHKKPVGPLHGLPVSLKDQFHVRGVETTMGYVGWIGTFQGKKGDPRRGVFESELVRELRNLGAVPYCKTSVPATLMTGETVNHIIKYTTNPQNRLLSCGGSSGGEGALIALRGSPGGFGTDIGGSVRIPAVFNGLYGLRPSSGRMPYEGAANSIDGQNTILSVIGPLATTVRSLRLLFKAVLSQEPWFHDPLVLEVPWREDIEREVGALVKQSATDPSKLAFAVMHNDGIVMPHPPIARAMKTVEEVLKKLGHRVIEWKPPSHSIAVDLANQAFTSDGGADIEYHFGLSGEEPAPQIIVDTKLPHKTAQEVAALNVKKREYQKLYMEYWNSTAELTGTGRPVDGLICPCAPHAAVIPQKYRHVGYTSFVNLLDYTSVVFPVTRADKTIDVSQPRTDFFSEVDRLSYEDYDADIYHGAPAGLQIVGRRFQEEKMLTLAEYIGEKVKETSQ; from the exons ATGACTGTAGACTGGAGGACCTTGGCAGATGCCAAACGTCAGTCCATCCTCAATGCGATTCCTGCAAAATGGAGGATTCAGAATCCGATCCCATCACCATCCGAGCTACGGGATGTTACTGGTTACATTGAGCAGTTCTTGACCGCTCGGGAGCTAGAGATCACAGGAAACGATGCTGTGGACATCGTGAAGCAGACGACGTCTGGTAACTGGACTGCTGTGGAGGTAACAGAGGCATTTTGCCATAGAGCTGCTCTAGCACACCAGCTT GTGAACTGTCTGCATGAAGTATTCTTCGAGGCAGCGATTGAAGATGCCAGAAGACTCGATGCCTACTTTGCAGAGCATAAGAAGCCTGTTGGGCCTCTTCACGGTCTTCCGGTCAGTCTGAAGGACCAGTTTCATGTGCGAGGCGTGGAGACGACGATGGGATACGTGGGCTGGATCGGTACATTCCAGGGCAAGAAGGGAGATCCGAGAAGAGGCGTATTTGAAAGCGAGCTTGTCAGGGAGCTTCGCAACCTCGGGGCTGTGCCATACTGCAAGACAAGTGTGCCTGCGACTCTGATGACAGGAGAAACTGTCAACCATATCATCAAGTATACAACTAACCCGCAGAACCGACTCCTCTCGTGTGGAGGAAGCTCGGGCGGAGAAGGCGCGCTTATCGCTCTGAGAGGCTCTCCTGGAGGTTTCGGCACTGATATTGGCGGCAGTGTCCGTATACCGGCTGTATTTAACGGCCTCTATGGGCTCCGTCCCTCGTCCGGCAGGATGCCTTACGAGGGTGCTGCAAACTCCATAGACGGCCAAAATACCATCCTATCTGTCATCGGCCCGCTTGCAACAACAGTGCGCTCTCTGAGACTCCTTTTCAAGGCTGTACTCAGCCAAGAGCCTTGGTTTCATGATCCCCTGGTGCTCGAGGTGCCCTGGCGTGAAGATATTGAACGAGAGGTGGGGGCTCTGGTGAAGCAGTCAGCAACTGATCCTTCCAAGCTTGCCTTTGCTGTGATGCACAATGACGGGATAGTCATGCCTCACCCTCCGATTGCACGGGCTATGAAGACCGTTGAGGAGGTGCTGAAAAAGCTCGGACATAGG GTCATTGAGTGGAAGCCTCCTTCTCACAGTATCGCAGTCGACTTGGCC AATCAAGCTTTCACCTCCGACGGTGGAGCAGATATCGAGTATCACTTTGGCctatctggagaagagccTGCTCCACAGATCATAGTCGACACTAAACTCCCCCACAAGACAGCTCAGGAAGTTGCAGCCTTGAATGTCAAGAAGCGAGAATACCAGAAGCTCTATATGGAATACTGGAATAGTACCGCGGAACTGACAGGCACGGGACGGCCGGTGGACGGACTCATCTGTCCATGTGCACCGCACGCGGCCGTGATCCCTCAGAAATATCGTCACGTTGGCTATACATCATTCGTGAATCTGCTGGACTACACGAGTGTCGTGTTCCCGGTGACTCGTGCAGACAAAACGATTGATGTCTCTCAACCACGAACTGACTTCTTCAGCGAGGTGGATAGGCTAAGCTATGAAGATT ATGATGCCGACATCTACCACGGGGCGCCGGCGGGGCTTCAGATCGTCGGACGACGAttccaggaggagaaaatGCTGACATTAGCTGAGTATATTGGTgaaaaggtcaaggagacATCACAATAG